A genomic region of Jeotgalibaca ciconiae contains the following coding sequences:
- a CDS encoding helix-turn-helix transcriptional regulator has product MKRKIILIAISFSIPVVFISSLMIYLVQGPIKREFVAEHSKEFSQKVDSIDYTLQQLETYISNWGETFKDDFFIDLSSTAESYQLIDEINKRLFFLENTSPLIKSTFISVGGNEPFYIDTGGTWPNTGEDSFPSLTELESERSFQWIRKATNEKVNLFFALNLGDSDNDSPIHLLVNIDLQNLSNMLTGITKNENDYYAYLMNGLPIVSSESLPEEIWQKIKHSTHSIELFSHNHMEKSMVSITKNRFNHEWAFYSVIPVSNLIQPIQFVSTILLYGSIILIIATIFFNYYLSKKQYEPIFQLIGEIFGENSLNQTSKNAIEYLKKQWLDLQEEKSFLIAQSNNHAIKAKKNLISRTIRGEFNYYSESELLIKLKSSGWNTIDQGFHMYSIQITEYIEAGERQQERHEVTDFILHNIITDIAEQYFSDYTILNSIHNCSFLFVTSSDCNKISEKELIDDIFHHINRVVKRYVTICKSATYVKLKALPTLFDNLSYYRLFHEMKKENQILVLPEKQERKINIRTIYPSHYEERILNSFRNKNKDELQKNTSEFVVSVLKHSNIQIFILEAVKQLYNTLSFFLLENGIFHNEYISKHDLLSSIEDHFVSTQIENQLFQKFLGEVFDIYISRTNEGLQTEVMQLRDYLQLHYNDPNLSLEQSAAELNLDLSLLSREFKKYVGLNYIDFITELRIEQAKYLLINTDNRIHTIAEEIGYNSSYFNKLFKKKIGITPGKFREQNK; this is encoded by the coding sequence GTGGTATTTATATCTTCACTTATGATTTATTTAGTACAAGGACCTATTAAGAGGGAATTTGTAGCTGAGCACAGTAAAGAATTCTCTCAAAAAGTAGATTCCATTGATTATACTTTACAGCAATTAGAGACATATATTTCTAATTGGGGGGAGACTTTTAAAGACGACTTTTTTATTGATCTCTCTTCTACTGCTGAAAGTTACCAACTAATTGATGAAATTAATAAACGTCTCTTTTTTCTTGAGAATACTTCTCCTTTAATCAAATCAACATTTATTTCAGTGGGCGGAAATGAACCATTCTATATTGATACTGGCGGAACATGGCCTAATACTGGAGAAGATTCCTTCCCATCTCTTACCGAATTAGAAAGCGAGAGGTCTTTTCAGTGGATCAGAAAAGCAACGAATGAAAAAGTGAATCTCTTCTTTGCTTTAAATTTAGGTGATTCAGACAATGATTCCCCTATCCATCTACTTGTTAATATTGATTTACAAAATCTATCCAATATGTTGACAGGAATCACAAAAAATGAAAACGATTACTACGCATACTTAATGAATGGCCTTCCCATTGTTTCTTCGGAATCACTCCCAGAAGAAATATGGCAGAAAATTAAACATTCTACTCACTCCATTGAATTATTTTCTCATAATCATATGGAAAAAAGCATGGTTTCCATAACAAAAAATCGTTTTAATCATGAATGGGCTTTTTATTCTGTTATTCCAGTAAGCAATTTGATACAGCCCATTCAATTTGTGTCCACGATTCTTCTCTATGGATCGATAATTTTGATTATTGCTACAATCTTTTTTAACTATTATCTTTCTAAGAAACAATATGAACCTATTTTCCAGCTGATAGGCGAGATTTTTGGAGAAAACAGTTTAAACCAAACTTCAAAAAATGCGATAGAATACTTGAAAAAACAATGGCTCGATTTACAAGAAGAGAAATCTTTTTTAATCGCTCAATCCAATAATCATGCTATAAAGGCTAAAAAGAATTTAATTTCTCGAACGATCAGAGGTGAATTTAATTATTATTCTGAAAGTGAACTACTTATAAAATTAAAATCAAGTGGTTGGAATACAATTGATCAAGGTTTCCATATGTACTCCATTCAAATAACGGAATATATTGAAGCAGGTGAGCGACAACAAGAGCGACATGAAGTTACTGACTTTATTCTCCACAATATAATTACGGATATTGCTGAACAGTACTTTTCCGACTACACCATTTTAAATAGCATTCATAATTGCTCCTTTTTATTTGTTACTTCGAGTGATTGTAATAAAATAAGTGAAAAAGAGCTGATTGACGACATTTTTCATCATATTAATAGAGTCGTAAAACGCTACGTTACCATTTGTAAAAGTGCTACTTATGTAAAACTTAAAGCGTTACCAACACTATTTGATAATCTATCTTACTATCGTCTGTTCCATGAGATGAAAAAAGAAAATCAAATCTTAGTTCTTCCCGAAAAACAAGAAAGAAAAATAAATATTCGAACAATTTATCCTTCTCATTATGAAGAACGAATACTTAATAGTTTTAGAAATAAGAATAAAGACGAACTGCAAAAAAACACTTCTGAATTTGTAGTTTCAGTTCTCAAACATTCGAATATTCAAATTTTTATTTTAGAAGCAGTGAAGCAGTTATACAATACTCTCTCGTTTTTCCTTCTTGAAAATGGAATCTTTCATAACGAATACATTTCAAAACATGACCTTTTGTCTTCTATAGAAGACCACTTTGTTTCTACACAAATTGAAAATCAACTGTTCCAGAAATTCTTGGGCGAGGTATTTGATATTTATATTTCTAGAACAAATGAAGGACTTCAAACAGAGGTTATGCAACTGCGTGACTATCTACAATTGCATTACAACGACCCTAATTTATCACTGGAACAATCTGCCGCAGAATTAAATTTAGATTTGTCTTTATTAAGTCGAGAATTTAAGAAATATGTGGGGTTAAATTATATTGACTTCATTACTGAATTAAGAATTGAACAAGCAAAATATCTTTTAATTAATACAGATAACCGAATTCATACGATTGCCGAAGAAATTGGCTATAACAGTAGTTATTTTAATAAACTTTTCAAGAAAAAAATCGGGATTACACCTGGAAAATTTAGAGAACAAAATAAATAA
- a CDS encoding beta-galactosidase: MKDYYYGACLYPEHWNKEVFIRDVQHMKQLNMNVTRIGEFIWSLLEPEEGKYDFQILIDSLNILKEYEMNVIVGIPTPTPPRWMTYKNDDRLVKNEFNQTLIHGSRQHVCTNNAFFRKKANQLASKIAEVIRDYDHIIGIQLDNEFKAHTDLCICDSCVKLWGKWLEREYKDIERLNDAWGTNIWSESYRSFEEVVPPATTPFLHNLSLKNAYRKFTEEQLVEFVGEQVEAIREHCIFPITHNSALGFNIDNYRIFDQLDFASFDTYASSDNYSAYTLNLDFWRNMKSNGDFMLLETSTSHGGHSNSYGIPHPENYLQTEVFLNYAAGSRTFNYWHFRRHRNGCEQPHSAVVTPVGEPDISYRDVKKAGSLFTEIKPLLEKSTFERPDVAVIYSDRAKRYFLNEPSKNYDYRSEMTKLYTSLLNKGITVDVIPEQNDFLKYNCIFVPYLHHVSEDLLEKITHFVNQGGTCIIGPMTGDRTEEHSWPSENGLSKLGKWLGINNFIQTEAKGIDIYGKAFGENEKLSGLSSFLTPPKNSNILGVGTSGITKNRVYSFEKSIEKGKVIYLGAVAEDLFSSIQWNRLIDTYLIKHNEQIELEIEVGIVKYIRKTVDGKTQIWMANMQADRKKYNLKNSHQIIWTNHKDNFSSNELNPFECRIIELDKEEIKLQT; the protein is encoded by the coding sequence ATGAAAGATTACTACTATGGAGCTTGCCTTTATCCCGAACATTGGAATAAAGAAGTTTTCATAAGAGATGTCCAGCATATGAAGCAATTAAATATGAATGTAACCAGAATTGGAGAGTTCATATGGTCTCTTTTAGAACCGGAAGAAGGGAAATATGATTTTCAAATATTGATTGACTCGTTAAATATCTTAAAAGAATACGAAATGAACGTAATAGTGGGGATACCGACGCCTACACCACCTCGTTGGATGACCTATAAAAATGATGATCGATTGGTAAAAAATGAATTCAACCAAACGTTGATTCATGGATCCAGACAACATGTCTGTACGAATAATGCTTTCTTTAGAAAAAAAGCAAATCAATTGGCTTCTAAAATAGCTGAAGTAATAAGAGACTATGATCATATCATTGGTATTCAGTTGGACAATGAATTTAAAGCTCATACTGATTTATGTATTTGTGATAGCTGCGTAAAGTTGTGGGGAAAGTGGTTAGAGAGAGAGTATAAAGACATCGAAAGGCTGAATGACGCATGGGGGACGAATATTTGGAGCGAAAGCTATCGATCGTTTGAAGAGGTTGTCCCTCCTGCGACCACTCCTTTTCTTCACAATTTATCTTTGAAAAATGCTTATAGAAAGTTTACAGAAGAACAACTTGTAGAATTTGTGGGGGAACAAGTAGAAGCAATTCGGGAGCATTGTATATTTCCCATTACACATAATTCTGCTTTGGGATTTAATATAGATAACTATCGGATTTTTGATCAATTAGACTTTGCCAGCTTCGATACTTACGCATCTTCAGATAACTATTCAGCTTATACACTTAATTTAGATTTTTGGAGAAATATGAAATCAAACGGAGATTTCATGCTATTGGAAACTTCTACTTCACATGGTGGGCACAGTAACTCATATGGCATTCCTCATCCAGAAAATTATCTACAAACAGAAGTTTTTTTAAATTATGCAGCTGGAAGCAGGACGTTTAATTACTGGCATTTTAGAAGGCATCGTAATGGATGTGAACAACCTCATTCAGCAGTTGTTACCCCTGTTGGGGAACCTGATATAAGCTATCGAGATGTAAAAAAGGCAGGAAGCCTGTTTACAGAAATCAAGCCACTTTTAGAAAAAAGTACTTTTGAAAGACCAGATGTTGCTGTTATTTATTCTGATAGGGCAAAGAGGTATTTTTTGAATGAACCAAGTAAAAATTACGATTACCGAAGTGAAATGACGAAGCTGTATACAAGTTTGCTAAACAAAGGAATTACGGTGGACGTAATACCGGAACAAAATGATTTTCTAAAATATAACTGTATTTTCGTCCCTTATCTACATCATGTTTCGGAAGATTTATTAGAGAAGATCACTCATTTTGTAAATCAAGGTGGAACATGTATTATCGGTCCAATGACAGGTGATCGAACAGAGGAACATAGTTGGCCAAGCGAGAATGGACTAAGCAAATTAGGAAAATGGCTCGGAATTAATAATTTTATCCAAACAGAAGCCAAAGGTATTGATATTTATGGAAAAGCTTTTGGAGAAAATGAAAAGCTAAGTGGATTAAGTTCATTTTTAACGCCTCCTAAAAACAGTAACATACTTGGAGTTGGAACAAGTGGGATTACGAAAAATAGGGTTTATAGTTTTGAAAAATCGATTGAAAAAGGAAAAGTCATCTACCTGGGTGCAGTTGCCGAAGATTTATTTTCGAGTATACAATGGAATAGATTAATTGATACTTATCTTATAAAACATAATGAACAGATAGAGTTAGAAATTGAAGTCGGAATTGTTAAGTATATCCGGAAAACAGTAGATGGTAAAACTCAAATTTGGATGGCAAATATGCAAGCAGATAGAAAAAAATATAATTTGAAAAATTCCCATCAAATCATTTGGACAAATCACAAAGATAATTTTTCTTCAAATGAATTGAATCCCTTTGAGTGTCGGATTATTGAGTTAGATAAAGAAGAAATAAAGCTGCAAACTTAA
- a CDS encoding carbohydrate ABC transporter permease — MNKRFNTPAGKVFDFFNHILVAFLGIIMLLPFVYVLAASFATEAEISLRPFFIWPETFSFESYKYIFSTNTFLRSLIVTICVTLVGTIVQLILTVTFAYPLSRKQMPGRNLLLNLVIFAMLFSGGMIPTYLIVKGLGLLDSYWALILPAAINPFNMMIIKNYFQELPVELEESAKMDGCTDIGVFWRIFLPLSKPILATFSLFYAVGIWNDFMSGLLYINDSTKWPIQVLLRQITMSSNAANAMGMLDPNYVPPEQGIKFAVIIVATLPILIFYPFLQKHFTKGMLVGSVKG; from the coding sequence ATGAATAAGCGATTCAACACACCAGCAGGAAAAGTTTTCGATTTCTTTAATCATATTTTAGTAGCTTTTTTAGGGATTATTATGTTGCTCCCTTTTGTCTATGTGCTAGCAGCATCTTTCGCTACAGAAGCAGAAATTTCTTTACGACCATTCTTTATTTGGCCAGAAACATTTTCTTTTGAATCTTATAAGTACATATTTTCAACCAATACATTTTTAAGGAGTTTAATTGTCACAATTTGCGTGACCTTAGTAGGAACAATCGTTCAGTTAATATTAACTGTAACGTTTGCATATCCTTTATCTAGAAAACAGATGCCAGGGAGAAATTTATTATTAAATCTAGTAATTTTTGCGATGTTATTTTCTGGGGGAATGATTCCAACTTATTTAATAGTGAAAGGACTAGGTTTGTTAGATTCTTATTGGGCATTGATTTTACCAGCTGCAATAAACCCCTTCAATATGATGATTATAAAAAATTATTTTCAAGAACTTCCAGTTGAACTTGAGGAATCTGCAAAGATGGATGGTTGTACGGATATTGGTGTTTTTTGGAGAATTTTCTTACCTTTATCAAAACCAATTCTTGCAACATTCTCTTTATTTTACGCAGTAGGAATATGGAATGATTTTATGAGTGGGCTTCTTTATATTAATGACAGCACGAAATGGCCAATTCAAGTATTATTACGTCAAATTACAATGAGTTCAAATGCAGCAAATGCAATGGGAATGCTAGATCCGAATTACGTTCCGCCTGAGCAAGGGATCAAATTTGCCGTGATTATTGTTGCAACATTACCGATTTTAATTTTTTATCCATTTCTACAAAAACACTTTACAAAAGGAATGCTTGTAGGATCTGTAAAAGGATAA
- a CDS encoding ABC transporter permease, protein MIHSIETNDKPLKVSKVKKIQKNIKENKWLYLLAIPGLLYFLLFKYGPMFGLVIAFQDYVPHLGIAESKWVGIENFKDFFINPDFFRLMRNTLMLAFLNIAIVFPAPIILALLLNEIRNALYKRFVQTLVYIPHFLSWTIVVSIFYILFTVDGGAIVTLVNQITGQEIDFLTNPNWFRPMIILQNIWKETGWGTIIFLAALANVDQEQYEAAIMDGAGRFARLWHVTLPAIRSTIILMLIMRVGSILNTGFDQIYLMTNALNRSVADVFDTYVYMLGITQGAYSYSTAVGLFKSVVGVILVFSTNKLAKYFGQSGLY, encoded by the coding sequence ATGATTCATTCCATTGAGACAAATGATAAACCATTAAAAGTATCCAAAGTTAAAAAGATACAAAAAAATATAAAAGAAAATAAGTGGCTGTATTTACTAGCTATTCCCGGTTTATTGTATTTTTTACTTTTTAAGTATGGTCCGATGTTTGGTTTAGTAATTGCGTTTCAAGACTATGTCCCACATTTAGGGATTGCAGAAAGTAAATGGGTAGGTATAGAGAACTTCAAAGACTTTTTTATCAATCCGGACTTCTTTAGATTAATGCGTAATACACTGATGTTAGCTTTTCTAAACATTGCCATTGTTTTTCCAGCGCCGATTATATTAGCGCTTTTGTTAAATGAAATTCGAAATGCACTGTATAAAAGATTCGTCCAGACCTTAGTATATATTCCTCACTTTTTATCCTGGACGATTGTTGTCAGCATCTTTTATATTTTATTCACGGTTGATGGAGGAGCAATTGTCACTTTGGTTAATCAAATAACTGGACAAGAAATCGACTTTTTGACCAATCCAAATTGGTTTCGTCCGATGATTATTTTGCAGAACATTTGGAAAGAAACAGGGTGGGGGACCATTATATTTCTAGCTGCTCTTGCTAACGTAGATCAAGAACAGTATGAAGCGGCCATTATGGATGGAGCAGGACGATTTGCCCGTTTGTGGCATGTTACATTGCCAGCCATTCGAAGCACTATTATTTTGATGTTGATTATGCGCGTAGGGAGTATTTTGAATACTGGATTCGATCAAATCTATTTAATGACAAACGCTCTTAATAGAAGCGTAGCAGATGTATTTGATACATATGTCTATATGCTGGGGATTACTCAAGGGGCGTATAGCTATAGTACAGCTGTAGGCTTATTCAAGTCAGTCGTAGGTGTTATTTTAGTTTTCAGTACAAATAAATTAGCAAAATATTTTGGACAGAGTGGTCTTTACTAG
- a CDS encoding extracellular solute-binding protein — protein MNKKRILAISSMASLALLVSGCGSSSAESDTAESNNEITIMAPYIETEPPAPGNRLEKEIEEATGTDINISWVPNTSYEDKMNVTLASDDLPKIMIIQGKSGGFVKSANAGAFWELSDYLDDYPNLAKYDENILNNSSVNGEVYGIYRRRDVMRTSVMIRKDWLDNLGLEVPETTEDLYDVAKAFTESDPDGNGQNDTTGLVIPKWPGSINSNSPYDVLATWFGAPNAWGEEGGKLIPSFKTEEYLESLIYLRDMVENGYINKDFATLAADKWNDPFVSETGGGIIIDTFSRAGSITSIFKETNPDDYSQFITVIGNLKSSDGELFAHPTDGYSGFLAIPKASVKTEEELKEVLSFIDKTNEKEIQVLLNNGIDGVNFNKLDDEYIEIVQPETEEAAEINMAVKNYAQIGTNVAGNDYYTSKPAEGYELEAWERRLGFMEHDAEYAVFNPAAPYISETYTEKGAQLDNIISDARIQFIAGQIDEQGWKDAIELWVKSGGDDIEAEINELYQGN, from the coding sequence ATGAATAAGAAGAGAATTTTAGCGATATCATCAATGGCATCTTTAGCTTTGTTAGTAAGTGGATGCGGAAGCAGCAGCGCAGAGAGTGATACTGCAGAATCTAATAATGAAATTACTATTATGGCACCGTATATAGAAACAGAACCACCTGCTCCTGGCAATCGATTAGAGAAGGAGATTGAAGAAGCTACTGGAACAGATATTAATATTTCTTGGGTTCCTAATACATCTTATGAGGATAAAATGAATGTTACGTTAGCTTCTGACGATTTACCTAAAATCATGATTATACAAGGGAAATCAGGAGGTTTTGTAAAATCGGCAAACGCGGGGGCATTTTGGGAATTATCTGATTACCTTGATGACTACCCCAATCTTGCAAAGTACGATGAAAATATTTTGAATAACTCTAGTGTTAATGGGGAAGTATATGGTATTTATCGTCGACGTGACGTAATGCGAACTTCCGTAATGATTCGGAAAGACTGGTTAGATAATTTAGGGCTGGAAGTTCCTGAGACAACTGAGGATTTATACGATGTAGCAAAAGCATTTACTGAAAGTGATCCGGACGGAAATGGTCAAAATGATACTACTGGTTTAGTTATTCCTAAATGGCCAGGTTCAATCAATTCTAACAGTCCTTATGATGTGTTAGCAACATGGTTTGGTGCTCCTAATGCTTGGGGAGAAGAAGGCGGGAAGTTAATTCCTAGTTTCAAAACGGAAGAGTATTTAGAATCATTAATTTATCTGAGAGACATGGTAGAAAATGGCTATATTAATAAAGATTTTGCAACATTAGCTGCAGATAAATGGAATGATCCTTTCGTTAGTGAGACTGGTGGGGGAATTATTATTGATACTTTTTCCCGTGCAGGTTCCATTACAAGTATCTTTAAAGAAACTAATCCAGATGATTACAGTCAATTTATTACAGTGATAGGTAATCTAAAATCTTCTGATGGAGAACTTTTTGCACATCCAACAGACGGATATTCAGGCTTCTTGGCAATTCCAAAAGCAAGCGTAAAAACAGAAGAAGAATTAAAAGAAGTTTTATCATTTATTGATAAGACAAATGAAAAAGAAATTCAAGTTCTTTTGAATAATGGTATTGATGGAGTGAACTTTAATAAGTTGGATGATGAGTATATTGAAATTGTTCAACCAGAAACAGAAGAAGCAGCAGAAATCAACATGGCTGTCAAAAACTATGCACAAATTGGAACGAATGTGGCTGGGAATGATTACTATACTTCTAAACCGGCCGAAGGATATGAGTTAGAAGCTTGGGAAAGACGTCTAGGCTTTATGGAACATGATGCTGAATATGCAGTATTTAATCCTGCCGCTCCGTATATAAGTGAAACATACACAGAAAAAGGCGCTCAGCTAGATAATATTATTTCAGATGCAAGAATTCAGTTTATTGCTGGTCAAATTGATGAGCAAGGATGGAAAGACGCAATAGAATTATGGGTAAAGAGCGGCGGAGACGACATTGAAGCAGAAATAAATGAATTATATCAAGGTAACTAA
- a CDS encoding exo-rhamnogalacturonan lyase family protein gives MKWLGSAPRIKKGISWGYPWKQGELEKNQVEKYQSLDGAPIQTNIMAVWPDGSIKWTGHAAVLDHSTELVLSKEREFDGDEIATNKYNGIYINNNRLTAYFPKHGEGKSLLEWVKINNEIKLADFQVIIKVDGETIPALIDKVEIEENGAIKTVVKVTSLIQRNKEIMYQFETRFQFFANLNTIDITHTVIIGASDNIEGLGLNYKTNIVGESWNRHVRVGGDDGVYSEPAQLLLSRRHAIKNSLYSQQVRGEIVEISEENDEMLTHAKENAIWNNYKVSQLSSSHYEIKKQTDENHTFIKLGSGKRSKGMIYAGGRNGGTALVLNDFWEKYPASLRVDGLNEAATTITAWLWSPESEPIDFTHYSKRDHMLSAYEGMEEIRSTPIGIANTSRLTVALYDESPTSEDLWNMTLDTIDAPLIVMAPERYYETKVFGVWSLPNKENKTKKFLEKQMEELFNFYYKEVEQRDWYGFWNYGDVMHTYDPYRHMWRYDLGGYAWQNTELVPNMWLWQYFLRTGKEEVFRLAEAMTRHTSEVDVYHLGEYKGLGSRHNVLHWGCQCKEARISMAGLHRYYYYLTGDSRTKDLLEEVKDNEGVFEKLEPLREFYSSNETTVPIRVGPDWAALVSNWFTYYELTGEKKYLDQIMVGIDSIYHTPMKLLSGPTYHFDPKTKQLHYFGTGNVGGYHMVISFGAPQVWLELAENIKNDGWNEMLAEFGRFYALSDKEKLIESGGDLNDKHFAWPMFATGMMAYAANYYKDEDLAKKTWDILLDPDKSGIPVPVLETLNEVKTWKNIREMPWISTNVVSQWCLNLMLCLELIGEYLPTINFMEEEHE, from the coding sequence ATGAAATGGTTAGGAAGTGCACCTAGAATAAAAAAAGGAATTTCGTGGGGGTATCCATGGAAACAAGGTGAGTTAGAAAAAAATCAAGTAGAGAAATACCAATCTCTCGATGGAGCGCCCATTCAAACAAACATAATGGCTGTTTGGCCGGATGGCTCAATAAAATGGACAGGACACGCTGCTGTCCTCGATCACAGTACAGAATTAGTTTTATCAAAGGAAAGAGAATTCGATGGAGATGAGATTGCGACAAATAAGTATAACGGTATCTATATAAATAATAATCGATTGACAGCATATTTTCCAAAACACGGAGAAGGAAAAAGTTTGTTGGAATGGGTTAAGATAAATAATGAAATAAAACTGGCCGATTTTCAAGTGATTATAAAAGTAGATGGAGAGACGATTCCTGCACTTATTGACAAAGTTGAGATTGAAGAAAATGGAGCAATAAAAACCGTAGTAAAGGTAACAAGTTTGATACAAAGAAATAAAGAAATAATGTATCAGTTCGAGACCCGTTTTCAGTTTTTTGCTAATCTTAATACGATAGATATTACACATACAGTCATTATTGGAGCTTCCGATAATATAGAAGGATTGGGGTTGAACTATAAAACGAATATTGTAGGGGAATCCTGGAATAGACATGTTCGCGTCGGGGGGGACGATGGCGTATATTCAGAGCCTGCTCAGTTATTACTCTCAAGAAGGCATGCAATAAAAAATAGTCTCTATTCCCAACAAGTTCGTGGTGAAATTGTTGAGATTTCGGAAGAGAATGATGAGATGTTAACTCACGCAAAAGAAAATGCCATTTGGAATAACTATAAAGTTTCACAGCTGTCTTCTAGTCATTATGAAATAAAAAAACAAACAGATGAAAATCATACCTTTATCAAATTGGGATCTGGAAAACGATCGAAAGGAATGATTTATGCTGGAGGGAGGAACGGTGGAACAGCCCTTGTGTTAAATGATTTTTGGGAGAAATATCCTGCGTCATTAAGGGTGGATGGTTTGAACGAGGCAGCAACGACAATCACAGCTTGGCTATGGTCACCCGAAAGTGAGCCGATAGATTTTACCCATTATTCTAAACGGGACCATATGTTAAGTGCTTATGAAGGTATGGAAGAAATTCGTTCTACTCCAATAGGAATTGCGAACACTAGTAGGCTAACAGTTGCTTTGTATGATGAAAGTCCTACAAGTGAGGATTTATGGAATATGACGTTAGATACAATTGACGCTCCTTTAATTGTTATGGCACCAGAAAGGTACTATGAAACGAAAGTTTTCGGAGTCTGGAGTCTTCCAAACAAAGAAAATAAAACAAAAAAGTTTTTAGAAAAGCAGATGGAAGAATTATTCAATTTTTATTATAAAGAGGTTGAGCAACGAGACTGGTATGGCTTTTGGAATTATGGTGATGTGATGCATACTTACGATCCATACCGCCATATGTGGCGGTATGACTTAGGGGGATATGCTTGGCAAAACACGGAATTAGTACCGAATATGTGGTTGTGGCAATATTTTTTAAGAACAGGAAAAGAAGAAGTGTTTCGACTGGCTGAAGCGATGACAAGACATACATCAGAAGTAGATGTTTATCATTTAGGTGAGTACAAAGGTCTAGGATCACGCCACAATGTCCTGCATTGGGGATGTCAGTGTAAAGAAGCTCGAATATCAATGGCTGGTCTTCATCGCTATTACTATTACTTAACTGGAGACAGCAGGACAAAAGATTTGCTAGAAGAAGTAAAAGATAATGAAGGCGTTTTCGAAAAGCTGGAACCACTAAGAGAATTTTATTCTTCCAATGAAACCACGGTTCCAATTAGAGTGGGTCCTGATTGGGCAGCATTAGTATCTAATTGGTTTACATACTATGAATTGACGGGGGAGAAAAAATATCTCGATCAAATTATGGTTGGAATTGATTCAATTTATCATACTCCAATGAAGTTATTATCTGGCCCAACTTATCATTTTGATCCAAAAACAAAACAATTGCATTACTTTGGAACGGGAAATGTAGGTGGTTACCATATGGTTATTTCATTTGGTGCTCCGCAAGTCTGGTTGGAATTAGCTGAAAATATAAAAAATGATGGTTGGAATGAGATGTTGGCTGAATTCGGGCGTTTTTACGCTCTTTCTGATAAAGAAAAGTTAATAGAAAGTGGAGGTGATCTGAATGATAAGCATTTTGCTTGGCCAATGTTTGCAACTGGAATGATGGCTTATGCTGCAAACTACTACAAAGATGAGGATTTGGCAAAGAAAACATGGGATATTCTTCTTGATCCAGACAAGTCTGGGATTCCAGTACCGGTATTAGAAACACTTAATGAAGTAAAAACTTGGAAAAATATTAGAGAAATGCCTTGGATTTCTACAAATGTAGTATCGCAATGGTGTTTGAATTTGATGTTATGTTTAGAACTAATAGGTGAATATTTACCAACAATAAATTTTATGGAGGAAGAACATGAATAA
- a CDS encoding YesL family protein — MKAQTFVNRVYNLLSILYICAKLNILFLLGTLLGGIIFGLGPSLIASHELAKDYYQGKGNQTIAKFVRVYRQEFKRANSIFLPFELIVVLLLLDIRFINDLNWTQYSIVNNLFLSISILLMSYFTLIAPIYIFYEVDTKRYHRTLIQFAIRNLAPLLLAIIWIGFCVVVSFSLPGLIPFYSFGTWIFVNQGIYLQTFERNERLINGSD, encoded by the coding sequence ATGAAAGCGCAAACTTTTGTTAATAGGGTCTATAATCTACTTTCTATTCTATATATATGTGCAAAATTAAATATTTTATTTTTATTAGGAACTCTTCTTGGGGGAATCATTTTTGGCTTGGGACCTAGTTTAATTGCTTCTCACGAACTAGCAAAGGATTATTATCAAGGCAAAGGAAATCAAACAATAGCGAAATTTGTTAGAGTTTACAGGCAGGAATTCAAAAGGGCGAATAGTATCTTTCTTCCTTTTGAGCTGATTGTAGTATTACTTTTATTAGATATACGTTTTATAAACGATTTAAATTGGACACAGTACTCTATTGTAAATAACCTTTTTCTTTCGATTAGCATCTTACTTATGTCTTATTTTACTTTAATCGCCCCAATCTATATATTTTATGAGGTTGATACAAAGAGATATCATCGGACGCTTATTCAATTTGCCATAAGAAATCTAGCTCCCTTACTATTAGCGATTATTTGGATAGGTTTTTGTGTCGTCGTATCATTCAGTCTGCCCGGCTTAATACCTTTTTATAGCTTTGGAACATGGATTTTTGTTAATCAAGGAATATATTTACAAACATTTGAAAGAAATGAAAGACTAATAAACGGAAGTGACTAG